A single genomic interval of Anopheles marshallii chromosome 2, idAnoMarsDA_429_01, whole genome shotgun sequence harbors:
- the LOC128708428 gene encoding histidine-rich glycoprotein-like — translation MKFVTVLVVLGVAVQLATGAPANVEQLPTELNKKELRPATEVKPVESVDVTNAQTDTVAAAAEPEQDAAVADVLDDGSQVSNYVQEDAADGEADEGDDGVMRTVCDQDQDAESSAVDSAVAFERSYGGHHGGHGYGHHGHMEHGGYGHEHKGHGGHMEHGGHEHKGYGHEHKGHGHEHKGYGHGHEHKGYGHEHKGYGHEHKGHGHEHKGYGHGGHEHKGYGHEHKGYGHEHKGHGHEHKGYGHGGHEHKGYGHEHKGYGHEHKGHGHEHKGYGHEHKGYGHEHKGYGHGGHEHKGYGHEHKGYGHEHKGHGHEHKGYGHEHKGYGHGGHEHKGYGHGGHEHKGYGHEHKGYGHEHKGHGHEHKGYGHEHKGYGHEHKGYGHAHEHKGHEAHGYGHGHGHEAHGYGHEAHGHHGGYEHKKMHYRSATYTAPVAHHEPSHGGYGGHAAPVKCGSHLLVGCAPSVAKVPCHPVHDHGYGHHGGYGGHEAASELSFRFAAPEPEQMQDATE, via the exons ATGAAGTTCGTTacggtgttggtggtgctTGGTGTAGCGGTGCAACTGGCTACTGGTGCACCCGCGAACGTGGAACAATTGCCAACCGAGCTGAATAAGAAGGAGCTGCGACCGGCGACGGAAGTGAAACCGGTGGAAAGTGTGGATGTGACGAATGCCCAGACGGATACTGTGGCCGCTGCAGCAGAACCAGAGCAGGATGCAGCAGTTGCGGATGTCCTGGATGATGGAAGCCAAGTGAGCAACTACGTGCAGGAGGATGCGGCCGATGGTGAGGCTGACGAAG GAGATGATGGCGTTATGCGGACGGTTTGCGATCAGGACCAGGATGCTGAGAGTAGTGCAGTGGACAGTGCGGTGGCGTTCGAGCGATCCTACGGTGGTCATCATGGAGGTCACGGGTACGGACATCATGGGCACATGGAACATGGCGGATACGGTCACGAGCACAAGGGCCATGGTGGACACATGGAGCACGGTGGACACGAACACAAGGGCTACGGACACGAGCATAAGGGACACGGTCATGAGCATAAGGGATACGGACATGGTCACGAGCACAAGGGCTATGGACACGAGCACAAGGGCTATGGACACGAGCATAAGGGACACGGCCATGAGCATAAGGGGTATGGACATGGGGGTCATGAGCATAAGGGATATGGCCACGAACACAAGGGCTATGGTCATGAGCACAAGGGACACGGCCACGAGCACAAAGGTTATGGACACGGTGGCCATGAACATAAGGGATACGGTCACGAGCACAAGGGCTATGGCCACGAGCACAAGGGACACGGCCACGAGCATAAGGGCTATGGCCACGAGCATAAGGGTTATGGGCACGAGCATAAGGGATACGGACATGGCGGTCACGAGCACAAGGGATATGGCCACGAACACAAGGGATATGGCCACGAGCATAAGGGACATGGACACGAGCATAAGGGATACGGCCATGAGCATAAGGGATACGGACACGGAGGTCATGAGCATAAGGGATACGGACACGGTGGCCACGAACATAAGGGATACGGACACGAGCACAAGGGCTACGGACACGAGCACAAGGGACACGGCCATGAGCATAAGGGGTATGGCCACGAGCACAAGGGTTACGGACATGAGCACAAGGGATACGGACACGCTCACGAACACAAGGGCCACGAAGCTCACGGATATGGCCACGGTCATGGACATGAGGCCCACGGTTACGGACACGAAGCACATGGACACCATGGTGGATACGAGCACAAGAAGATGCACTACCGGTCCGCTACCTACACGGCCCCGGTCGCTCATCATGAGCCATCGCACGGTGGTTACGGTGGCCACGCAGCTCCAGTGAAGTGCGGCTCGCACCTGCTCGTCGGTTGCGCCCCATCGGTCGCAAAGGTACCCTGCCACCCAGTGCATGACCACGGCTACGGACACCACGGCGGCTACGGTGGACACGAAGCTGCCTCGGAGTTGTCGTTCCGCTTTGCTGCTCCAGAGCCTGAACAGATGCAGGATGCAACGGAATAA